A single Tenacibaculum sp. 190524A02b DNA region contains:
- a CDS encoding MATE family efflux transporter, whose amino-acid sequence MTDNNQATKQNIFSLFKDAVLGKQQDFTQGSIKKAVFMLAIPMILEMLMESIFALVDIIYVSRVSVNAVATVGLTESVLTLVYAVAIGLSMAATAMVARRTGEKDSEGANRTAVQVIFIGIAISILISFIGIIYPKEILQLMGGEPSLIEEGFGYTQVLLGGNITVMLLFLINAIYRGAGNASIAMWTLILSNGLNIILDPIFIFGLGPIPAYGVKGAAIATTIGRGVAVVTQLLILFFGAGKIKLVVKDLVLRVSLVLDILKVSLGGIGQFIIGTSSWVFLMRIMSEFGSEVLAGYTIAIRIMMFTLMPAWGLSNAAATLVGQNLGANKPERAEKSVWITGKYCAYFMGLVSLIYIVFAPTFLGWFSESSEVISNGALCLQIMAAGYIAYAYGMVVIQSFNGSGDTKTPTYINFVCFWLFQLPFAYIMSITLEFGPQGVFWAITIAEVLIAIIGVWLFRKGKWKTVKV is encoded by the coding sequence ATGACAGATAACAATCAAGCAACAAAACAAAATATATTCTCACTATTTAAAGACGCTGTATTAGGTAAGCAGCAAGATTTTACACAAGGAAGTATTAAAAAGGCAGTGTTTATGTTAGCAATTCCTATGATTTTGGAAATGTTAATGGAATCTATATTTGCTTTAGTAGATATTATATATGTATCTAGAGTAAGTGTTAATGCAGTTGCTACAGTAGGTTTAACAGAATCAGTTTTAACCTTAGTGTATGCAGTAGCAATTGGATTAAGTATGGCTGCTACAGCTATGGTAGCAAGGAGAACAGGAGAAAAGGATAGTGAAGGTGCAAACCGAACTGCGGTTCAAGTAATTTTTATAGGAATAGCTATTTCTATACTAATAAGTTTTATAGGGATTATATATCCTAAAGAAATATTGCAATTAATGGGAGGTGAACCCAGTTTAATAGAAGAAGGGTTTGGCTATACACAAGTATTATTAGGTGGTAATATAACGGTAATGTTACTATTTTTAATTAATGCAATATATAGAGGAGCTGGAAATGCTTCAATTGCAATGTGGACACTTATTTTATCTAATGGATTGAATATAATACTAGATCCTATTTTTATTTTTGGATTAGGTCCTATTCCAGCTTATGGAGTTAAAGGAGCCGCTATTGCTACTACAATAGGAAGAGGTGTGGCAGTGGTTACTCAATTATTAATTTTATTTTTTGGTGCAGGGAAAATTAAATTAGTAGTTAAAGATTTAGTACTTAGAGTAAGTTTGGTGTTAGATATTCTAAAAGTATCATTAGGTGGTATAGGTCAGTTTATTATTGGAACTTCAAGTTGGGTATTTTTAATGCGAATTATGTCCGAATTTGGTAGTGAAGTATTAGCTGGATATACGATAGCAATACGAATCATGATGTTTACACTTATGCCAGCATGGGGATTGAGCAATGCAGCAGCAACTTTAGTCGGGCAAAATTTAGGTGCTAATAAACCAGAAAGAGCGGAAAAATCAGTATGGATTACTGGAAAATATTGTGCTTATTTTATGGGATTAGTATCGTTAATATATATTGTTTTTGCGCCAACCTTTTTAGGATGGTTTTCAGAGAGTTCAGAAGTAATAAGTAATGGTGCTTTGTGTTTGCAAATTATGGCAGCAGGATATATAGCTTATGCCTATGGAATGGTTGTAATTCAGTCGTTTAACGGATCAGGAGATACCAAAACACCAACCTATATTAATTTTGTTTGTTTTTGGTTATTTCAACTACCATTTGCGTATATAATGTCTATAACCCTAGAATTTGGTCCACAGGGAGTATTTTGGGCAATAACAATAGCCGAAGTGTTAATAGCAATAATTGGAGTTTGGCTATTTAGAAAAGGAAAATGGAAAACGGTTAAGGTATAG
- a CDS encoding LexA family protein, with product MKIINLPKFSSEIEIVSFQVNGEEIKVNYFPDGVQAGFPSPADDFKEEKLSLDKKYLTNPDATYIVKVKGNSMFPTLEISDLLIVKSDLRMEDNDIVIVSVNNTEFTVKRFDKSNNILLADNPEFSNIEIQEEDTLICLGVVKNLIRDI from the coding sequence ATGAAAATAATTAATTTACCAAAGTTTAGTAGTGAAATAGAAATTGTTTCTTTTCAAGTGAATGGAGAAGAAATTAAAGTAAATTATTTTCCTGATGGAGTCCAAGCTGGTTTTCCATCTCCTGCTGATGATTTTAAAGAAGAGAAATTATCACTAGATAAGAAATACTTAACTAATCCAGATGCTACTTATATAGTTAAAGTTAAAGGCAACTCCATGTTTCCAACTCTTGAAATTAGTGATTTATTAATTGTAAAATCTGACTTAAGAATGGAAGATAACGATATAGTTATCGTTTCAGTTAACAACACTGAATTTACAGTTAAAAGGTTTGACAAATCAAACAATATATTATTAGCTGATAACCCAGAATTTTCTAACATAGAAATTCAAGAAGAAGATACTTTGATTTGTTTAGGTGTAGTAAAAAACTTAATCCGTGATATTTAA
- the bshB1 gene encoding bacillithiol biosynthesis deacetylase BshB1, producing the protein MKLDILAFGAHPDDVELGCSATIAKEITLGKKVGIVDLTRGELGTRGSAELRDKEAAKAAEILGVSIRENMGFYDGFFKNDKEHQLEIIKKIRKYQPEVVLCNATDDRHIDHPKGSQLVSDACFLSGLLKVETFEGGVKQEKWRPKQVYHYIQWKNIEPDFVIDVTGYMEKKVASVMAYSSQFYDPKSAEPETPITSKNFTDSIEYRARDLGRLIGVEYAEGFTSERYVAIENLSKLI; encoded by the coding sequence ATGAAATTAGATATACTAGCTTTTGGAGCGCACCCTGATGATGTAGAATTAGGGTGTAGTGCAACCATTGCTAAAGAAATTACTTTAGGGAAAAAAGTAGGTATTGTAGATTTAACTAGAGGAGAACTAGGAACTAGAGGTTCTGCTGAGTTAAGAGACAAAGAAGCAGCTAAGGCTGCTGAAATTTTAGGAGTAAGTATTAGGGAGAATATGGGATTTTATGACGGTTTTTTTAAAAATGATAAAGAGCATCAACTAGAAATTATTAAAAAAATTCGTAAATATCAACCAGAAGTTGTTTTATGTAATGCTACAGATGATCGTCATATAGATCATCCAAAAGGTAGTCAATTAGTTTCTGATGCTTGTTTTTTAAGTGGTTTACTTAAAGTAGAAACTTTTGAAGGAGGTGTAAAACAGGAAAAATGGCGTCCAAAGCAAGTATATCATTACATACAATGGAAAAATATAGAACCAGACTTTGTGATAGATGTAACAGGTTATATGGAGAAGAAAGTAGCTTCGGTTATGGCATATAGTTCACAATTTTATGATCCGAAAAGTGCAGAGCCAGAAACACCAATTACTAGTAAAAACTTTACCGATAGTATTGAATATAGAGCAAGAGACCTTGGAAGGTTAATTGGAGTAGAATATGCAGAAGGCTTTACATCAGAACGTTATGTGGCGATAGAAAACTTAAGTAAATTAATTTAA
- a CDS encoding DUF2147 domain-containing protein has translation MKKSIFTFLLFLCVSTINAQTIFGKWENRDEETNKVDSVIEVYEKDGKAFAKIIEITDEDRQDAVCDQCKGKRKNKAILGMNILSGLKKDGDEWSGGKILDPKNGKEYKCYIKLENDNKLKIRGYIGFSLLGRTAYWYRKK, from the coding sequence ATGAAAAAATCAATTTTTACTTTTTTACTTTTCCTATGTGTTTCAACTATTAATGCACAAACAATATTTGGAAAATGGGAAAACAGAGATGAAGAAACCAACAAAGTAGATAGTGTTATTGAAGTTTATGAAAAAGATGGAAAGGCGTTTGCTAAAATTATTGAAATTACCGATGAAGATAGACAAGATGCTGTTTGTGATCAATGTAAAGGAAAACGTAAAAATAAAGCTATTCTAGGTATGAATATTTTATCTGGCTTAAAAAAAGATGGTGATGAATGGAGCGGTGGTAAAATTTTGGATCCTAAAAATGGTAAAGAATATAAGTGTTATATTAAATTAGAAAATGACAACAAATTAAAAATACGTGGTTACATTGGTTTTTCTTTATTAGGGAGAACTGCATATTGGTATAGAAAGAAGTAA
- the msrA gene encoding peptide-methionine (S)-S-oxide reductase MsrA translates to MRVLKFSVVVLILISGVSFACKKAQTKTKSVIEVTKIPEGNNVAYFASGCFWCVEAIFESVEGVSEAISGYAGGHTKNPTYQTIGTGRTGHAETVAVYYDSKKVSFKTLVDVFFGSHNPTTKNGQHPDYGTQYRSIAFYQNQKEKQIIEKTIDELNIEVYKGKIVTEVTKFKKFHKAEEYHQNYERLNPNNSYVKNVSIPRLNRFKRKFPHLLKVGH, encoded by the coding sequence ATGAGAGTATTAAAGTTTTCAGTAGTCGTTTTAATCCTAATTTCAGGAGTAAGTTTTGCATGTAAAAAAGCGCAAACAAAAACCAAAAGTGTAATAGAAGTAACCAAAATACCAGAAGGAAATAATGTAGCCTATTTTGCTAGTGGATGTTTTTGGTGTGTAGAAGCAATTTTTGAAAGCGTAGAAGGAGTGAGTGAAGCAATTTCAGGCTACGCAGGAGGACATACAAAAAATCCAACGTATCAAACTATAGGAACAGGTAGAACAGGACATGCAGAGACTGTAGCTGTGTATTATGATTCTAAAAAAGTAAGTTTTAAAACTTTGGTAGATGTGTTTTTTGGCTCACACAACCCAACAACTAAAAACGGACAACATCCAGATTATGGAACCCAATATAGGTCCATAGCTTTTTACCAAAATCAAAAAGAAAAACAAATTATAGAAAAAACAATCGATGAATTAAACATTGAAGTTTACAAAGGAAAGATTGTTACAGAAGTAACCAAATTTAAAAAGTTTCATAAGGCAGAGGAATACCATCAAAATTATGAACGATTAAACCCTAACAATAGCTATGTAAAAAATGTTTCTATTCCAAGGTTAAATCGTTTTAAAAGGAAATTCCCACACTTACTCAAAGTTGGGCATTAA
- a CDS encoding Rossmann-like and DUF2520 domain-containing protein, translating into MQKNNELLRNKINIFAFMIRVVILGGGKVANHLAKAFLQAKNKIQLVQIYARNCKQIEHLKPYTLVTNSINSIQKADIYIIAVSDNAISEVSRQIKTSELVVHTSGSVTLDSLKNKGNKGVFYPLQSFSTDKNVNFDEIPFCLEAETPEDLKLLNKLASFIGKKIYNITSEQRRYLHVAAVFVNNFVNHLYKIGNDICDTYNVPFEVLHPLIKETASKLESLTPNDAQTGPAVRKDSKTIKNHLDLLTEKQQNIYKLLTDSIINGEKL; encoded by the coding sequence ATGCAAAAAAATAACGAATTGCTAAGAAATAAAATCAATATCTTCGCTTTTATGATTCGTGTTGTTATTCTAGGAGGTGGTAAAGTTGCTAATCATTTAGCAAAGGCTTTTTTACAAGCTAAAAACAAGATTCAATTAGTTCAAATATATGCTAGAAATTGTAAACAAATTGAACATTTGAAGCCTTATACTCTAGTTACAAATTCAATTAACAGCATACAAAAAGCTGACATTTATATTATAGCTGTATCTGACAATGCTATTTCAGAGGTTTCTAGACAAATTAAAACTTCAGAATTAGTAGTGCACACTTCAGGAAGTGTTACCTTAGATTCATTAAAAAACAAGGGTAATAAAGGTGTATTTTATCCTTTACAGAGCTTTAGTACTGATAAAAATGTAAACTTTGATGAAATTCCCTTTTGTTTAGAAGCTGAAACCCCTGAAGATTTAAAATTATTAAATAAATTAGCTTCTTTTATTGGGAAAAAAATATACAATATAACTTCCGAGCAACGAAGGTATTTACACGTAGCTGCTGTTTTTGTAAACAACTTTGTAAATCATTTATATAAAATTGGGAATGATATTTGCGATACCTATAATGTTCCTTTTGAGGTTTTACATCCTTTAATAAAAGAAACCGCATCAAAACTAGAGTCCTTAACTCCTAATGATGCACAAACAGGTCCAGCTGTACGTAAAGATAGTAAGACTATAAAAAATCATTTAGATTTGCTTACTGAAAAGCAACAAAACATATATAAACTATTAACAGATTCAATTATTAATGGAGAAAAGTTATAA
- a CDS encoding HNH endonuclease signature motif containing protein, producing MLDKFKRYQQEFKMKDLFPDRKDGLCACGCGTKLVGKQKRWSSEACSDRAYEIFSVLKGNTGMIRKLLYEKEQGYCRSCGVYDENWEADHILPVFLGGGATGIENFQTLCTDCHNEKSNNQMESHRKAISSQAASIDLTVLLNDLEAVE from the coding sequence ATGCTGGATAAGTTTAAGAGATACCAACAAGAGTTTAAAATGAAAGATTTGTTTCCAGATAGGAAAGATGGTCTATGTGCTTGTGGGTGTGGAACAAAACTAGTAGGGAAGCAAAAAAGATGGTCTAGTGAAGCATGTAGTGATAGAGCATATGAGATATTTTCAGTATTAAAAGGAAATACAGGTATGATCAGAAAATTATTATATGAAAAAGAGCAAGGGTATTGTAGAAGTTGTGGTGTATATGATGAAAACTGGGAAGCAGATCATATACTTCCCGTGTTTTTAGGTGGTGGAGCAACAGGTATTGAAAACTTTCAAACACTCTGTACAGATTGTCATAATGAAAAGTCTAATAATCAAATGGAATCCCATCGTAAAGCTATTTCTTCACAAGCTGCTTCTATAGATTTAACGGTTCTTTTGAATGATTTAGAAGCGGTTGAATAA
- a CDS encoding site-specific integrase produces the protein MSKNKLILSNGCSSTIPKVTPKNWKISGKESIEKDWVIHFYFRDPLFKDKYPNGKQVRIKGMNEYKTLGERREATQILLEGISDKLIKHRWNPITEEYMNEDALADESSTMIDCLRYYLKEKKISKDYRSDINSMINFLEVSINSLGLQFTSVSEIKRKDIRAVLKHQQQTRGISNNRYNKYKAQMSGLFDDMIEDEVIEYNPVDKIKPLPVEKKLREILSDKDRKRVYVHLKENYYTFWRFMMIYYASGARVKELLNVQVKDVDIYALEFKVTIQKGGKPKEVLKPINKSVVSLWIEVINEQNTDRLTINPKHYLFSRNLQKGIKPIRYEQITRRWKEHVKNKLGITADFAALTHLYADNIAAKLDIKHAQRLRSHTTDRMMKQHYAVNEKQRQMDRLKNVNNPFYEDDNDSELKVV, from the coding sequence ATGAGTAAAAATAAATTAATTCTTAGCAATGGTTGTAGTTCAACTATACCTAAAGTAACTCCTAAAAATTGGAAAATATCAGGTAAAGAAAGTATTGAAAAAGACTGGGTCATTCATTTTTATTTTAGAGACCCGTTATTTAAAGATAAATACCCTAATGGTAAACAAGTCCGTATTAAAGGTATGAACGAGTATAAGACGTTAGGTGAAAGAAGGGAAGCTACTCAAATACTTTTAGAAGGTATAAGTGACAAGCTAATAAAACATCGTTGGAATCCAATTACAGAAGAGTATATGAATGAAGATGCATTAGCAGATGAATCTTCAACGATGATTGATTGTTTAAGGTACTATTTAAAAGAAAAAAAAATATCTAAAGATTATCGTTCAGATATAAATTCTATGATAAATTTTTTAGAGGTATCAATAAACTCTTTGGGATTGCAGTTCACTTCTGTTTCAGAAATTAAAAGAAAAGATATTAGGGCTGTTTTAAAGCATCAGCAACAAACTAGAGGGATTTCTAATAATCGTTATAATAAATATAAAGCTCAAATGAGCGGTTTATTTGATGATATGATTGAAGATGAAGTGATAGAATACAACCCTGTAGATAAAATTAAGCCTCTTCCAGTAGAAAAAAAGTTAAGAGAAATATTAAGTGATAAAGATAGAAAGCGTGTATATGTCCATTTAAAAGAAAATTACTATACATTTTGGAGGTTTATGATGATTTATTATGCTTCTGGGGCTAGAGTAAAAGAATTACTAAATGTTCAGGTTAAAGATGTTGATATATATGCATTAGAATTTAAAGTCACTATACAAAAAGGAGGGAAGCCTAAAGAAGTTTTAAAACCAATTAATAAAAGTGTTGTTAGTTTATGGATAGAAGTAATTAATGAGCAGAATACTGATAGGCTAACTATTAATCCAAAACATTATTTGTTTTCAAGAAATTTGCAAAAAGGAATTAAGCCAATCAGATATGAACAGATTACAAGAAGATGGAAGGAACACGTTAAAAATAAATTAGGTATTACGGCTGATTTTGCAGCATTAACACATTTGTATGCTGATAATATAGCTGCTAAACTTGATATAAAACATGCTCAAAGACTACGTTCTCATACAACTGATAGAATGATGAAACAACATTATGCAGTCAATGAGAAACAAAGACAAATGGATAGGTTAAAAAATGTAAACAATCCGTTTTATGAAGATGATAATGATAGTGAATTAAAGGTGGTTTAA
- a CDS encoding Y-family DNA polymerase, which yields MFALVDCNNFYASCERLFKPYLNNKPVVVLSNNDGCVIARSNEAKKLGIPMGAVAFKYQEVFDKHKIHVFSSNYALYGDLSNRVMNILTSYTPDIEIYSIDEAFLQFNGFDNYCLKEYGAEIQSKVKQWTSIPISIGFAPTKGLSKVANRIAKKFPEYHNGVYIMDSEEKRIKALKWLQVDDIWGIGRQYAKKLHKYGIHNAYQFTQQHDDWVKKEFSIVGLRLKRDLSGEPTLSLEDSIKAKKNISTTRSFDKNTKNRDIIKERVCTYANSCAEKLRKQGSHCNALLVFLNTNPHRNDLPQYRRSTIVKLPYPSSSSITLTKYTKIAFEKIFKKEYQYKKAGVIALDIVPENNYQINLFENENPKHKLLMEVIDLTNKVIGQKKVKLANQDLGRTWKMRQERLSPRYTSSWSELLEV from the coding sequence ATGTTTGCGTTAGTTGATTGTAATAATTTCTACGCTTCATGTGAACGGCTATTTAAACCTTATTTAAACAATAAACCAGTTGTTGTATTAAGCAACAATGATGGTTGTGTAATAGCACGCTCTAATGAAGCCAAAAAGCTAGGAATACCCATGGGAGCGGTCGCTTTTAAATATCAAGAGGTATTTGATAAGCATAAAATCCATGTGTTTTCTTCTAATTATGCTTTGTATGGAGATTTAAGTAATAGAGTAATGAATATTCTAACTTCTTACACTCCCGATATTGAAATATACTCAATAGACGAAGCCTTTCTTCAGTTCAATGGTTTTGATAACTATTGCTTGAAAGAATACGGTGCCGAAATTCAATCAAAAGTTAAACAATGGACTTCCATACCAATTAGCATAGGGTTTGCACCTACAAAAGGGCTTAGTAAAGTAGCAAATAGAATTGCTAAAAAATTCCCAGAATATCACAATGGAGTCTACATTATGGATTCTGAGGAAAAAAGAATAAAAGCTTTAAAATGGTTGCAAGTAGATGATATTTGGGGAATTGGGAGACAATACGCAAAAAAGCTACATAAATACGGAATACACAATGCCTATCAATTTACCCAACAACATGATGATTGGGTTAAAAAAGAGTTCTCAATTGTAGGTTTAAGATTAAAAAGAGATTTGTCTGGAGAACCAACTTTGTCTTTGGAGGACTCGATTAAAGCTAAAAAAAACATAAGCACTACTCGAAGTTTTGACAAAAACACAAAAAATCGAGATATTATAAAGGAAAGGGTTTGTACATATGCTAATAGCTGCGCTGAAAAGCTAAGAAAACAAGGTTCGCACTGTAATGCATTATTAGTGTTTCTTAATACAAACCCACATAGAAATGATTTACCACAATACAGAAGATCAACAATAGTTAAACTGCCTTATCCTAGCAGCTCAAGTATAACTTTAACAAAATACACTAAAATTGCTTTTGAAAAAATATTTAAAAAAGAATATCAGTATAAAAAAGCAGGAGTTATTGCCCTAGATATAGTCCCTGAAAACAATTATCAAATTAACCTTTTTGAAAACGAAAACCCTAAACACAAGTTGCTCATGGAAGTTATTGACCTAACAAACAAGGTTATTGGTCAAAAAAAGGTTAAATTAGCTAATCAGGATTTAGGAAGAACCTGGAAAATGAGACAGGAAAGATTATCACCAAGATATACAAGTAGTTGGAGTGAATTGTTGGAAGTATGA
- a CDS encoding HAD-IIIA family hydrolase, whose translation MEKSYKEILPQIDTFIFDVDGVLTNGMVTVMPDGQMIRHMNIKDGYALKAAVKAGYRVCIISGGRNEGVRTRLANLGIQDIYLGAHNKIEQYEELVNKYSLNPENIIYVGDDIPDYPVMEKVGMPCCPNDAAREIQIISKYISDKKGGEGCARDIIEQVMRVQKKWDDNFDAKYD comes from the coding sequence ATGGAGAAAAGTTATAAGGAAATATTACCACAAATAGATACATTTATTTTTGATGTGGATGGTGTTTTAACCAATGGTATGGTTACTGTAATGCCAGATGGGCAAATGATACGACATATGAATATAAAAGACGGGTATGCCTTAAAAGCTGCTGTAAAAGCTGGATATCGTGTTTGTATTATTTCTGGAGGAAGAAATGAAGGCGTTAGAACCCGCTTGGCAAACCTAGGAATTCAAGATATTTATTTGGGTGCTCATAATAAAATTGAACAATACGAGGAATTGGTTAACAAATACAGTTTAAATCCTGAAAATATTATATATGTTGGTGACGATATTCCTGACTATCCAGTTATGGAAAAAGTAGGAATGCCTTGTTGCCCTAATGATGCTGCCAGAGAAATACAAATAATTTCTAAATATATTTCTGATAAAAAAGGTGGCGAAGGTTGTGCCCGTGATATTATTGAACAAGTTATGCGTGTTCAAAAAAAATGGGATGATAATTTTGATGCCAAATACGATTAA
- a CDS encoding SOS response-associated peptidase — protein MCFHISNTKKNPKALEDRFDATFEHPEVYEPYYHFNGWETKQLYIIRQEDPETIDFASWGVLPTNYDLSQRSNFLRKTNTLNATRERIYESNLFSQFIDWQRCLIIADGLFEPHKNENIKGSIPYYFKHKDESLFAFAGIYSEIDDGLFSASIITTEANPMFKEIHNSPNKLGSYRMPLILDPSDEYEWLHCNNDRDIVNTLLHTFTKKEIESYSVSQDVFKRVDSNKKNIIEPVSYDGIKSYF, from the coding sequence ATGTGCTTTCATATTAGTAATACAAAGAAAAACCCTAAAGCATTAGAAGATAGGTTTGATGCTACTTTTGAACACCCTGAAGTGTACGAGCCTTATTATCATTTTAATGGATGGGAAACAAAACAACTATATATCATAAGGCAAGAAGACCCTGAAACAATTGATTTTGCATCTTGGGGAGTTCTTCCAACAAACTACGACCTATCTCAGCGCTCTAATTTTCTGAGAAAGACTAACACATTAAACGCTACAAGAGAACGAATATATGAGAGTAATTTATTTAGTCAATTTATAGACTGGCAAAGATGTTTGATTATTGCCGATGGTTTATTTGAACCACATAAAAATGAAAATATTAAAGGTTCAATACCATATTATTTTAAACATAAAGACGAAAGCCTTTTTGCTTTTGCTGGTATTTACAGTGAAATTGATGACGGGTTGTTTTCTGCAAGTATAATTACAACAGAAGCAAACCCTATGTTTAAAGAAATACACAACTCCCCAAATAAATTAGGGAGTTATAGAATGCCATTGATTTTAGACCCTTCAGATGAATACGAATGGTTACACTGTAATAATGATAGAGATATTGTCAATACACTTCTTCACACATTCACAAAAAAAGAGATAGAATCTTATTCTGTATCTCAAGATGTTTTTAAGCGTGTTGACAGCAACAAAAAAAACATCATAGAACCTGTTTCATATGATGGAATAAAGTCATACTTTTAA
- a CDS encoding DUF6161 domain-containing protein: MTDKEFRELISSLNQTTQDAILNNLDITLDLKTSPKEFSSIITLRDFLKNQINGFNTLFEKKPILKEHEYFQNCLENYFTLETELYSFINELKSIDIEKLDDKLILIRENFSDYETREHDRYVVYNIVNVFDTYIQRLIDLPDKIINNEFLESYISYSLFNKVQPIIRKDNLRAYITAESVSGHTISKPDESICSNKILKEFSDKMSKKTTEIEEHTVKHFSFVKDEAKRFKKHMYEKATESIDLIKKDMENYKSVFTDLSSQIDILEKKYDEKLSLSKPADYWKERGKEMMLRGYVMLCFLVVLILFTALFLVDLLYNIPDNVITSFFDNDKSAAIRWSIIFITLLSLIAYGVKIISKVMLSSFHIARDCEERHTLTYFYLSLIDNKEISSEEKLLVYQSLFSRAETGLLKDDSSPTMPLGDIFKKINIS; the protein is encoded by the coding sequence ATGACAGATAAAGAATTTAGAGAGTTAATCTCAAGTTTGAATCAAACTACTCAAGACGCAATCCTTAACAATCTTGATATTACATTAGATCTAAAAACTAGTCCTAAAGAGTTTTCTTCCATTATAACACTTCGAGACTTTTTAAAAAATCAAATTAACGGATTTAATACTCTTTTTGAAAAGAAACCAATACTAAAAGAGCATGAATATTTCCAAAATTGTCTTGAAAATTATTTTACTTTAGAAACAGAACTTTATTCTTTTATCAATGAATTAAAATCTATAGACATTGAAAAATTAGATGATAAACTCATATTAATTAGAGAAAATTTTTCAGATTACGAAACTAGAGAACATGATAGGTACGTAGTTTATAACATTGTAAATGTTTTTGATACTTACATCCAACGGTTAATTGACCTACCTGATAAAATTATTAATAATGAATTTTTAGAATCATATATATCATACTCTTTATTTAACAAAGTTCAACCAATTATCAGAAAAGATAATTTAAGAGCATATATCACTGCTGAATCTGTATCGGGACATACTATCTCTAAACCAGATGAAAGCATTTGCTCAAATAAAATTTTGAAAGAGTTTAGTGATAAAATGTCAAAAAAGACAACAGAAATTGAAGAACATACTGTCAAGCATTTTTCTTTTGTTAAAGATGAAGCTAAAAGGTTTAAAAAACACATGTATGAAAAAGCCACAGAGTCCATTGATTTAATTAAAAAAGACATGGAAAATTATAAATCAGTATTTACAGATTTATCTAGCCAAATTGATATTCTTGAAAAAAAATACGATGAAAAATTATCTTTAAGCAAGCCGGCTGATTATTGGAAAGAGCGAGGAAAAGAAATGATGCTCAGAGGCTATGTTATGCTTTGTTTTTTAGTTGTTCTTATACTTTTTACTGCTTTATTTTTAGTTGACTTACTTTATAACATTCCAGATAATGTTATTACATCATTTTTCGACAACGATAAATCCGCTGCTATTAGATGGTCTATAATATTTATAACCCTACTATCTCTAATTGCATACGGTGTAAAAATAATATCAAAAGTTATGTTAAGTTCTTTCCATATTGCAAGAGATTGCGAGGAAAGACATACACTAACATACTTTTATTTATCACTGATTGATAATAAAGAAATAAGTTCAGAGGAAAAGCTTTTAGTATACCAATCTTTATTTAGTAGAGCTGAGACTGGTTTATTAAAAGATGATTCTTCTCCCACTATGCCCTTAGGAGATATTTTTAAGAAAATAAACATAAGTTAA